One genomic region from Pseudoduganella lutea encodes:
- a CDS encoding endonuclease/exonuclease/phosphatase family protein: protein MQEEIRFATFNVCNLAPPGVKLYDNLEPLTLDAYEAKANWIAQQLDQLDADVIGFQEIFSQAALRDVLSRTRRYRDALHAGFDPDPNAQRLTPNVAIVSRLPFAAPPSVHASFPADVPCDSGSPESDRFARAPLHVQVVLPGERIVDVVVVHLKSRRPDYRNGDSGEDPLHYAMASLRSLVWRGTEAVALRVLLSKMMREGRRPCVVLGDFNDTADAVTTTIVLGTGGTRNLAGKVDSRDLAGKVDSRDLAGKADTRGLAGNDSTRAMAGDGGSRGTDGQGGHGVQAEERRGRLYDSNQIQLRQDHLRHVGYTSIHEGHYSTIDHVLVSEEFNRNSPRAIGEVVDVSYFNDHLRLERPEASDHGQVLVRMRLF from the coding sequence ATGCAGGAAGAAATTCGCTTTGCCACCTTCAACGTCTGCAACCTCGCCCCGCCCGGCGTGAAATTGTACGACAACCTCGAGCCCCTCACTCTCGATGCGTACGAGGCCAAGGCGAACTGGATCGCACAACAGCTCGATCAGCTCGATGCCGATGTGATCGGTTTCCAGGAAATCTTTTCCCAGGCCGCGTTGCGCGACGTGCTCTCGCGCACGCGCAGGTACCGCGACGCGCTGCACGCCGGCTTCGACCCCGACCCGAATGCGCAGCGGCTGACGCCGAACGTGGCCATCGTGTCGCGCCTGCCGTTTGCCGCCCCGCCCAGCGTGCACGCCAGCTTTCCTGCCGACGTGCCCTGCGATTCCGGCAGCCCCGAATCGGACCGTTTCGCCCGCGCGCCGTTGCATGTGCAGGTGGTGCTGCCCGGCGAGCGCATCGTGGATGTGGTGGTGGTGCACCTGAAATCGCGCCGCCCCGACTACCGCAACGGCGACAGTGGCGAAGACCCGCTGCATTACGCCATGGCCAGCCTGCGCTCGCTGGTGTGGCGCGGCACCGAGGCGGTGGCGCTGCGCGTGCTGCTGTCGAAGATGATGCGCGAAGGGCGCCGGCCCTGCGTGGTGCTCGGCGACTTCAACGATACCGCCGACGCCGTCACCACGACGATCGTGCTGGGAACGGGCGGCACCCGCAACCTGGCGGGAAAGGTAGATTCCCGCGACCTGGCGGGAAAGGTAGATTCCCGCGACCTGGCGGGAAAGGCAGATACCCGCGGACTGGCGGGTAATGACAGCACGCGCGCCATGGCAGGCGATGGCGGCAGTCGCGGCACGGATGGCCAGGGCGGCCACGGCGTGCAGGCCGAAGAGCGCCGCGGCCGGCTGTACGACAGCAACCAGATCCAGCTGCGCCAGGATCACCTGCGCCACGTGGGCTATACCAGCATCCACGAAGGGCACTATTCGACGATCGATCACGTGCTCGTGTCGGAAGAGTTCAACCGGAACTCGCCGCGCGCGATCGGCGAGGTGGTCGACGTCAGCTATTTCAATGACCACCTGCGGCTGGAACGGCCCGAGGCATCGGACCACGGCCAGGTGCTGGTGCGCATGCGCCTGTTCTGA
- the ybaK gene encoding Cys-tRNA(Pro) deacylase yields MAKKEHISETPATALLKQHKVPFSEHPYGYEEHGGTSVSSRELGVDEHHVVKTLVMQDEAAKPLIVLMHGDRKVSTKNLARNIGCKSVEPCKPEVAQRHSGYMVGGTSPFGTKKAMPVYVEESILALETIYINGGRRGFLVGIAPRVLTEVLGARPVTCALAD; encoded by the coding sequence ATGGCCAAGAAAGAGCATATATCAGAGACCCCGGCGACCGCGCTGCTCAAGCAGCACAAGGTGCCGTTCAGCGAGCATCCGTACGGGTACGAGGAACATGGCGGCACATCCGTCTCGTCGCGCGAACTCGGTGTCGACGAGCACCATGTGGTCAAGACACTGGTGATGCAGGACGAAGCCGCCAAACCATTGATTGTGCTGATGCACGGAGATCGCAAGGTCTCCACGAAAAATTTGGCGCGCAATATCGGCTGCAAATCGGTCGAGCCGTGCAAGCCCGAGGTGGCGCAGCGCCATTCCGGCTACATGGTGGGCGGCACATCGCCATTCGGCACGAAAAAGGCGATGCCGGTGTACGTGGAAGAATCGATCCTTGCGCTGGAAACCATTTATATCAATGGCGGCCGGCGCGGCTTCCTCGTGGGTATCGCACCACGCGTGCTGACCGAGGTGCTGGGGGCCAGGCCGGTCACCTGCGCACTGGCCGACTGA
- the plsY gene encoding glycerol-3-phosphate 1-O-acyltransferase PlsY has translation MTTILLAIAAYLIGSISFAVVVSKVYGLSDPRTYGSGNPGATNVLRSGNKGAAIWTLVGDAFKGWLAVWLTIRFAAQLGVGDGAIAVVALAVFIGHLWPVFFRFEGGKGVATAAGVLLALDIWLGLATLATWLIVAYAFRYSSLAALIASVFAPFYYGLLFGVEPQLFAVLVMCGLLVWRHAKNIGNLMAGKESRIGSKSKGAAAAAKKK, from the coding sequence ATGACTACCATCCTGCTGGCAATTGCCGCCTACCTGATCGGCTCGATCTCATTTGCTGTCGTCGTGAGCAAGGTCTACGGCCTGTCCGACCCGCGCACCTATGGTTCCGGTAACCCCGGCGCCACCAACGTGCTGCGCAGTGGAAACAAGGGCGCCGCGATCTGGACGCTGGTCGGCGATGCCTTCAAGGGCTGGCTCGCGGTCTGGCTGACGATCCGTTTTGCCGCCCAGCTCGGCGTCGGTGACGGGGCCATCGCCGTGGTGGCGCTGGCCGTGTTCATCGGCCACCTGTGGCCCGTGTTCTTCCGCTTCGAGGGCGGCAAGGGCGTTGCAACGGCCGCCGGCGTGCTGCTGGCGCTGGATATCTGGCTCGGCCTGGCCACGCTGGCCACGTGGCTGATCGTGGCCTACGCGTTCCGCTATTCGTCGCTGGCGGCGCTCATCGCCTCGGTCTTCGCCCCGTTCTACTATGGCCTGCTGTTTGGCGTGGAGCCGCAGCTGTTCGCCGTGCTGGTGATGTGCGGCCTGCTGGTGTGGCGCCATGCGAAGAACATCGGCAACCTCATGGCCGGCAAGGAAAGCAGGATCGGCAGCAAGAGCAAAGGCGCCGCCGCCGCGGCCAAGAAGAAGTAA
- a CDS encoding DsbA family oxidoreductase, with the protein MSTSSATPPAATPASAHASTPLRIDFVSDVSCPWCAIGLKSLETALARIPEAAVEFHVQPFELNPNMAKEGQDITEHIAEKYGSTPEQQEQSREMIRQRGAAVGFTFAMDKRSRIYNTFDAHRLLHWAEEAGRQKELKHALFDAYFTNGEDPSSHDVLLRAAERVGLDREAARQVLESDQFADEVRMLEQYWQQAGVRSVPAIVINQRHLISGGQPPEVFEGALRQILEGK; encoded by the coding sequence ATGTCCACCTCCTCCGCCACGCCCCCTGCCGCGACGCCCGCATCGGCTCACGCATCGACCCCACTGCGCATCGATTTCGTCTCCGACGTATCCTGCCCCTGGTGCGCCATCGGGCTGAAATCGCTGGAAACGGCGCTTGCCCGCATTCCCGAAGCCGCCGTCGAGTTCCACGTCCAGCCCTTCGAACTGAACCCGAATATGGCGAAGGAAGGGCAGGACATCACCGAACACATCGCCGAAAAATACGGCAGCACGCCGGAGCAGCAGGAACAGTCGCGCGAGATGATCCGCCAGCGCGGCGCGGCGGTCGGCTTCACGTTCGCGATGGACAAGCGCAGCCGCATCTACAACACGTTCGACGCCCACCGCCTGCTGCACTGGGCCGAGGAAGCGGGCCGCCAGAAGGAACTGAAGCACGCGCTGTTCGACGCCTATTTCACGAACGGCGAAGACCCGAGCTCGCACGACGTGCTGCTGCGCGCCGCCGAGCGGGTGGGACTGGACCGCGAGGCGGCCCGGCAGGTGCTGGAGTCGGACCAGTTCGCCGACGAAGTACGCATGCTGGAGCAGTACTGGCAGCAGGCCGGCGTGCGCTCGGTGCCGGCCATCGTCATCAACCAGCGTCATCTGATTTCCGGCGGCCAGCCGCCCGAGGTGTTCGAGGGCGCGCTGCGGCAGATCCTGGAAGGCAAATAA
- a CDS encoding DUF427 domain-containing protein, which yields MPKAIWNGAVIAEASADEVEIVEQNVYFPAERVKREYLKDSSHTTLCPWKGVASYYDVEVNGQLNRNAAWFYPAAKDAAKAIEGRIAFWHGVEVSR from the coding sequence ATGCCCAAAGCCATCTGGAACGGCGCCGTCATCGCCGAGGCAAGCGCCGACGAGGTGGAAATCGTCGAGCAGAACGTGTATTTCCCGGCCGAGCGCGTGAAGCGCGAATACCTGAAGGACAGCAGCCACACCACGCTGTGCCCATGGAAAGGCGTTGCCAGCTATTACGACGTGGAAGTAAACGGGCAACTGAACCGCAACGCGGCGTGGTTCTACCCGGCCGCCAAGGATGCGGCCAAGGCCATCGAGGGCCGCATCGCATTCTGGCATGGAGTCGAGGTCAGCCGCTGA
- a CDS encoding metal-dependent hydrolase has product MDNVTHTFVGLGIGELVQRSLPAEPDEAHQRTRHRLLLTACAAASNFPDLDLVLTDLLPAPLGYLLHHRGHTHTLLYALPQALLLLAALWLLWPNARSLLKGSGHARRGLGLAIVLGFLLHMSMDFLNSYGIHPLAPFDPRWFYGDLVFIVEPVFWVAFGVPLALAIPRRPLRWLALGALAAFLAFVTWRGYLDIVSLAGLLAVGGVIAALRITRMQSRRALALSALVSVAFIAVQGGASSAGRARIEAALQGIDPASRVLDVAMTAFPAQPLCWSFVAIEENAGQGTYRLRRGLLNLAPGVLAQCPAAFADPAAPATAVAGVHLASEWQGSLATLRALAKNDCHVNAWLRFARMPAVDAEVASDLRFSATPRGNFTTLDVAEAGRAPCGNVPRWGYPRADLLGPALH; this is encoded by the coding sequence GTGGACAACGTCACCCACACCTTCGTCGGCCTCGGCATCGGCGAGCTGGTGCAGCGCTCGCTGCCGGCCGAGCCCGATGAGGCGCACCAGCGCACGCGCCACCGGCTGCTGCTGACAGCCTGCGCGGCGGCCAGCAATTTCCCCGACCTGGACCTGGTGCTGACCGACCTGCTGCCGGCGCCGCTGGGCTACCTGCTCCATCATCGCGGTCACACGCATACGCTGCTGTATGCATTGCCGCAGGCGCTGCTGCTGCTTGCCGCGCTGTGGCTGCTGTGGCCGAATGCCCGCAGCCTGCTGAAAGGCAGCGGCCATGCGCGGCGGGGCCTGGGGCTGGCCATCGTGCTCGGCTTCCTGCTGCACATGTCGATGGACTTCCTGAATTCCTACGGCATCCACCCGCTCGCGCCATTCGATCCGCGCTGGTTCTATGGCGACCTGGTGTTCATTGTCGAACCCGTGTTCTGGGTGGCGTTCGGCGTGCCGCTGGCGCTGGCGATTCCACGGCGCCCCCTGCGCTGGCTGGCGCTGGGCGCACTGGCGGCGTTCCTGGCCTTCGTCACGTGGCGCGGCTACCTGGATATCGTCTCGCTGGCCGGCCTGCTGGCGGTCGGCGGTGTCATCGCGGCGCTGCGCATCACGCGCATGCAGAGCCGGCGCGCACTGGCGCTGTCTGCGCTGGTGAGCGTGGCGTTCATCGCCGTGCAGGGCGGTGCCTCGTCGGCGGGGCGCGCCCGGATCGAAGCGGCGCTCCAGGGGATCGACCCGGCGTCGCGCGTGCTGGACGTGGCGATGACGGCGTTCCCGGCGCAGCCGCTGTGCTGGTCGTTCGTCGCCATCGAGGAAAATGCGGGGCAGGGCACTTACCGGCTGCGGCGCGGCTTGCTGAACCTGGCCCCCGGCGTGCTGGCACAATGTCCGGCCGCCTTTGCCGATCCGGCCGCTCCCGCCACCGCGGTGGCCGGCGTGCACCTCGCTTCCGAATGGCAGGGCAGCCTGGCCACGCTGCGCGCGCTGGCAAAGAACGATTGCCATGTAAACGCCTGGCTGCGCTTTGCCCGCATGCCGGCGGTGGATGCCGAGGTCGCCAGCGACCTGCGCTTTTCGGCCACGCCGCGCGGCAATTTCACCACGCTGGACGTGGCCGAGGCTGGCCGTGCGCCATGCGGCAACGTGCCGCGCTGGGGCTACCCGCGCGCCGATCTGCTGGGCCCTGCACTACACTAA
- a CDS encoding ion transporter: MNVRPTKAPAPPEQSTDPNQHFGKPEGGWREELYEIIFESHTRKGQIFDLVLIGAIVLSVVTVVLTSIAPVAKEYGHWLFVSEWVFTLLFTVEYIGRLLCVKRPDRYARSFFGVIDLMSVVPSYVSLFFPGSHVLLDVRILRLLRIFRILKLTLYIQEYSMLGDALLASRRKILIFLSVVFLIVFLLGTVMYVVEGPRHGFTSIPTAVYWAISTVTTVGFGDLVPKTDIGRAIASFMMLLGWGILAVPTGIISSELSHQRGVRATTGRVCTRCFASGHEDAAHFCKNCGEGLPQET, translated from the coding sequence ATGAACGTTCGCCCAACCAAGGCACCTGCGCCGCCCGAGCAGTCGACCGATCCAAACCAGCATTTCGGCAAGCCCGAAGGCGGCTGGCGCGAAGAGCTGTATGAGATCATCTTCGAGTCGCACACCCGCAAGGGCCAGATCTTCGACCTGGTGCTGATCGGTGCGATCGTGCTGTCGGTGGTCACCGTGGTGCTGACGTCGATCGCGCCGGTAGCGAAGGAATATGGCCACTGGCTCTTCGTTTCCGAATGGGTGTTCACGTTGCTGTTCACGGTCGAATACATCGGCCGCCTGTTGTGCGTGAAGCGGCCGGACCGCTACGCCCGCAGCTTTTTCGGCGTGATCGACCTGATGTCGGTGGTGCCCAGCTATGTCTCGCTGTTCTTCCCCGGCTCGCACGTCTTGCTGGATGTGCGGATCCTGCGGTTGCTGCGCATTTTCCGCATCCTCAAGCTCACGCTGTATATCCAGGAATACAGCATGCTGGGCGACGCGCTGCTGGCCAGCCGGCGCAAGATCCTCATCTTCCTTTCCGTGGTGTTCCTGATCGTCTTCCTTCTTGGCACGGTGATGTACGTGGTGGAAGGGCCGCGGCACGGCTTTACCAGCATTCCCACGGCCGTCTACTGGGCTATCTCGACCGTGACGACGGTCGGCTTCGGCGACCTGGTACCCAAGACCGACATTGGCCGTGCCATCGCCTCGTTCATGATGTTGCTTGGCTGGGGCATCCTGGCCGTGCCGACCGGGATCATCAGTTCGGAGCTTTCGCACCAGCGCGGGGTGCGCGCCACCACGGGACGGGTTTGTACGCGCTGTTTTGCATCCGGCCACGAGGATGCGGCCCACTTCTGCAAGAACTGTGGCGAGGGGCTGCCGCAAGAAACCTGA